The following DNA comes from Chryseobacterium gallinarum.
CTAATTTATACGCAATTTACAGATATATTATTCAACGATCAGCTATAGCATCATCTTGTTCGCGGATTAAAATAACCAACTCGACAGCTAATATGTCCGCTTCAACCGATTGTTTCTTTCTATAGCCTTTGGCCTGGTCTACATTTGTCTCAACAAAAAGGAAATCAGAACAAAACTTTAAAACAAGAAACAATGAAAACAAAACTTACAACACTTCTTTTAGCAGCTGCATTCTCTCTAAGTATACCTACAATTGCCAGTGCTCAAATCAACAAAACAACCAATACTGTTTCAAAAACAGACACCAGCATCCGTCCGTTTAAGATAAACATTCCACAGTCAAAGCTTGACGAGCTCAAACGCCGTATCGCAGAAACTCGCTTTCCCGATAAAGAAACTGTGAATGATGAATCTCAGGGCATTCAATTAGCACAGTTGAAAGAACTGGTAACCTATTGGGGGAAAGGATATGACTGGAGAAAACTTGAAAAAAAATTAAATGCTCTTCCGCAATACATAACAAAAATTGACGGTTTGGATATCCAGTTCATTCATGTCCGCTCAAAAGAATCCAATGCACTTCCGGTAATCCTTACCCACGGTTGGCCAGGATCACCGCTAGAATTCATAGATGCCATTGGCCCGCTGACTGACCCTGTAAAATATGGTGGAAAAGCGGAAGATGCATTCGATGTGATTATCCCCGCAATCCCAGGATATGGCTTTTCAGAAATTCCCAAAGAAACAGGTTGGAATCCAGACCGCGTTGCCAAAGCTTGGGATGTATTGGTAAAACGCCTTGGCTACACAAAATATGTATCGGAAGGTGGTGATCATGGTTCAGTGATCTCCGATGCGCTGGCGCGACAGGCTCCAGCCGGGCTTCTTGGAATACACCTTACGATGCCCGCAACAATTCCCGCTGAATTGGTAAAACCGATTAACGCTGGTGACCCTACTCCTATCGGACTTTCAGAAGACGAAGCTAAAGCATATAATTCTCTAAGTACATTCTTTGGAAGAAATGCAGCTTATGGTGGAATGATGGTTACAAGACCACAGACAACAGGTTATCTTCTTTCTGATTCTCCAAGTGCACTTGCGGCATTCTTGTATGAAAAAATTGCAGAATGGACAGAAAGTGACCTACAACCCGAGAAAGTAATCAATAGAGATGCAATACTAGATGATATTACCTTGTATTGGTTGACGAATACCGGTGCTTCCTCGTCACGGTTCTATTGGGAAAACAATAACAATAATTTCAGTTCAGATCATCAAAAAACAAAGACTATAAAAGTTCCTGTGGCTATTTCCGTATTCCCACATGAAATCTACCAGGCACCTGAAAGCTGGTCAAAAGCCGCTTATCCCACCCTATATTATTATCATAAAGCGAAAAAAGGAGGACACTTTGCGGCATGGGAGCAACCTCAGATTTTTACTGAAGAACTTAGAGCTGCATTCAAATCCCTTAGGTAATAATATAGTTTAATCCTTTATAAAATTCCAACAATGAAAAAGATCATAATAACAGCCACATTTTTAGCGATGTTTGTATTAGGAACTGTACCTACCTACGCACAAATTGCCTCTAATAATACCGTTCAGCCAGATCAGAGCATTCGTCCATTCCACATCCGAATACCGGATGCAAAGATCACGGATCTGAAAGCACGACTACGGAATACAAAATGGCCGGACAAGGAACTTGTCGATAACGAAACACAAGGAGTCGAACTTACTACCATGAAGTCACTTGCGGACTATTGGTTGACAAAATATGACTGGCGAAAAATAGAATCAAAACTAAATTCTTACCCGCAGTTCACTACAAATATTGACGGAGTGGATATTCATTTTATTCATGTCCGCTCAAAGAATAAAAATGCACTTCCAATAATTATTACCCATGGCTGGCCAGGATCGGTTATCGAGCAATTAAAGATAATTGAACCGCTTACCAATCCGGAGAAATTCGGAGGAAAAAAAGAAGATGCTTTCGATGTCGTAATTCCGTCAATCCCCGGGCATGGTTTTTCGGGAAAACCCACAGAACTTGGCTGGAACCCTGTACGGGTAGCCAAAGCATGGATCACACTAATGGGCAGACTGGGTTATAACAAGTATGTTGCTCAAGGTGGTGACTGGGGAAATGCAATCTCCGAAAATATGGCACTGATTGCTCCCAAATCATTACTTGGAATTCATACCAATATGGCAGCCACAGTACCAAGTGAGATATCGCAGGCCTTGGCAAAAGGTGTTATACCTACGGATTTAAGTCCAGATGAAAAGAATGCGTTCACACAACTGGACTTTTTCTATAAAAAAGGTTTGGGCTACGCCAATGAAATGAGTCTACGCCCTCAAACCCTTTATGCAATTGATGATTCACCGATCGGACTAGCAGCCTGGATGCTTGACCATGACGACCGGAGCCAAAAATTGATTACACGTGTATTTGCAGGTCAGCAGGAAGGACTGTCCAAGGATGACATCCTTGACAATATATCCTTGTATTGGTTTACAAATACGGGAATATCTTCAGCGCGTCTGTACTGGGAGGCATCCCAAGGGTCCACAGCTGGATTTTTTGATCCAAGGGGACTAAAGATTCCGGTAGCGGTAAGTGCTTTCCCTGATGAAATCTATGCTGTTCCAAAAACCTGGGCCCAACGAGCCTATCCGAACCTGATCTACTTCAATAAATTGGAAAAGGGCGGGCATTTCGCTGCCTGGGAGCAACCGGAACTCTTTACAAAAGAAATGAGAAATGCCTTCAAAGCTTTAAGATCAGATCTATAATTAGGGTTTTGAAAAAGTGGACTTTTTTATCGCATTCCCCAAGATCTTCGATGCCCATAAGTGCCGGCTTCAATGGGAAAAAAGTCCATTCTAACCACATTCTACTGTTATGAACCTGTTATTTACGATCTATTTGCATAACAAAACAACAGTTTTTAACAAAAAAATAAGAAAAATGAACAAGCTAGCAATTTTAATGATCACAGTCCTAATGATGTTCTGCGGTTATTCCAAAGGCCAGACTTCCAATGGTCAGGTTACATGGGAATGTATTCTCAAAAGGAAATCCCCTGACGAAGGGGAAATTTCAATGAAAGCAAAAATACCCCAAGGGTGGCATATGTATGCGCTGGGAAATAGTCCCCAAAGCCCCATTAAAATGAACTTTAAATTCCAGCATGATAAATCTTATGAACTGGTAGGGAAAGTGACCCAGCCTACACCACTCCGAAAGTTCGAAAAAGTATTGGGTATTCCTGTAACCTATTTTGAGAACGATGTTGAGTTTAGTCAAAGAATCAAAATAAAAGGAAAGAATGGCACCATCAGGGGGACAATTCAGTTTATGCAATGC
Coding sequences within:
- a CDS encoding epoxide hydrolase family protein; its protein translation is MKTKLTTLLLAAAFSLSIPTIASAQINKTTNTVSKTDTSIRPFKINIPQSKLDELKRRIAETRFPDKETVNDESQGIQLAQLKELVTYWGKGYDWRKLEKKLNALPQYITKIDGLDIQFIHVRSKESNALPVILTHGWPGSPLEFIDAIGPLTDPVKYGGKAEDAFDVIIPAIPGYGFSEIPKETGWNPDRVAKAWDVLVKRLGYTKYVSEGGDHGSVISDALARQAPAGLLGIHLTMPATIPAELVKPINAGDPTPIGLSEDEAKAYNSLSTFFGRNAAYGGMMVTRPQTTGYLLSDSPSALAAFLYEKIAEWTESDLQPEKVINRDAILDDITLYWLTNTGASSSRFYWENNNNNFSSDHQKTKTIKVPVAISVFPHEIYQAPESWSKAAYPTLYYYHKAKKGGHFAAWEQPQIFTEELRAAFKSLR
- a CDS encoding epoxide hydrolase family protein, with the protein product MFVLGTVPTYAQIASNNTVQPDQSIRPFHIRIPDAKITDLKARLRNTKWPDKELVDNETQGVELTTMKSLADYWLTKYDWRKIESKLNSYPQFTTNIDGVDIHFIHVRSKNKNALPIIITHGWPGSVIEQLKIIEPLTNPEKFGGKKEDAFDVVIPSIPGHGFSGKPTELGWNPVRVAKAWITLMGRLGYNKYVAQGGDWGNAISENMALIAPKSLLGIHTNMAATVPSEISQALAKGVIPTDLSPDEKNAFTQLDFFYKKGLGYANEMSLRPQTLYAIDDSPIGLAAWMLDHDDRSQKLITRVFAGQQEGLSKDDILDNISLYWFTNTGISSARLYWEASQGSTAGFFDPRGLKIPVAVSAFPDEIYAVPKTWAQRAYPNLIYFNKLEKGGHFAAWEQPELFTKEMRNAFKALRSDL
- a CDS encoding protein-disulfide reductase DsbD N-terminal domain-containing protein yields the protein MNKLAILMITVLMMFCGYSKGQTSNGQVTWECILKRKSPDEGEISMKAKIPQGWHMYALGNSPQSPIKMNFKFQHDKSYELVGKVTQPTPLRKFEKVLGIPVTYFENDVEFSQRIKIKGKNGTIRGTIQFMQCSDEICIPPQDFGFALKIFSL